The DNA window ATGTCGGCGTCACCAGTACGGAGCGGCGAGCCGTGCAGCGTCGCTGCGAGCCCCCCGATCAGCACATATTGTACGCCGTGATCCGCAAGGACCCGAAGCATCGCGTCGGGATCGAAACGCGCCAATCAAGACCCCGCCGGAATCCGTCGGGCCCGGTGCGCGCGCTCCTCGAACGCGAGCATGTCGAGGAGGTAGTCTAGGCGCTCCCGCGGAGTCCAGGCGAGCCGCTCGACGATCTGGTCGATCTCGACGTCCTCGAAGCCGTCAGCGCCGGCAAATTCGTCGACCATCGCGACCAACCATATCATCCGCTCGGATACGGGAGCGAGTATGCCGTGCGGGCGAGGCCCGTAGTCGCGACAATCCTGCGAAGTTTTACGACACGGCGCCGCGTCTCGGCATCCGCGAAACCCGGCGCATCCGAGGCCGCTACGCGCTCGCTTCGGAGGACGTACTCGGCGGACGGAAATTCGAGGACGGCATCTGTCGGGCCGCCTGGCCGATCGAGCTGCACGTCGCCAACGGCCTCACGGACTGGCAGTCCCGCTCGCGCAGCACGTCGTCCAAATCGCCGCGCGCGGACGAGAAGCTTGTCTCGACCACGGT is part of the Deltaproteobacteria bacterium genome and encodes:
- a CDS encoding FAD-dependent oxidoreductase, whose protein sequence is MRAPRSAHIVRRDPQGPEASRRDRNAPIKTPPESVGPGARAPRTRACRGGSLGAPAESRRAARRSGRSRRPRSRQRRQIRRPSRPTISSARIRERVCRAGEARSRDNPAKFYDTAPRLGIRETRRIRGRYALASEDVLGGRKFEDGICRAAWPIELHVANGLTDWQSRSRSTSSKSPRADEKLVSTTVRPARAPRPHASGRLLHGF